A window of ANME-2 cluster archaeon genomic DNA:
CAGGTCCTTTACAGTGATAATAATATCACTATTCACTACTGTTGCCACCTTCACGCCGTTTCATATAAATAATTACCAGTACAGCGACAATTACCAGACCTGCACTTAATAGCAGGGGATTATCGAAAATCCCCCCTGTTTCTTCAGGTTGGCTGACCCGGGCAGGAACATACATAACATCTGAAATTCTGGTCTCCCCTTCTCCATTCTCATATTCTATTTCGGCTTTGACCGAATACGCCTTGGAGGTGGCATCAGAATCCACATCAAGGGTAAACCGTGCCATGGACTCGTTACCGGGTTCCATATCTCCCAAAAAGGCAGTATAATCCGTGCTGCTCAGGGGGTCTGATAATCGCAGCCTGGCAGTTGCCCTGGCGGCCATTTCTTCTCCTGTGTTCCTGAATGTTACGCTCAGGATACCGGGCTTTCCCGGCAGGAGGTCACCATGTACCTCGGTCACTGCAAAATCTGCCTGTTCCCTGACAATGATAACTATTTCGTGGGTTTCATTAACATGCTGGTACAGCATATTGTAATCGAGCTGGTTGTTTGAAACATTCCCATCCACCTGGACATCTTTCTGGTACTGGTAGGAAAGGTCGACGTTCATTGCATATTTGCCGGCAGGAGCGCTGTCCCATATCTTAATGTCAAAAGCCAACGGCATTGATACCTGTCCGGCGACCAGGGAACCTGCACTCTGGGTTGTTGTTTTTATATCCACAGGAATGTCATCTGCCGACAAAGAGACCACTATTCCGACAGCCGTAGTGATGCCGTATTCCAGTTGCTGTTCTATCTTTGAAAGGGCAATTTCATTGGGACCAATGGCCTTGTCCTCTGATTTAAATCCCGTAATCTTGCCCTGGTTCATGACCTGGACCAGTATGGTAGATGTCTCGCCTCTTTCATATTCAGGGCTGCCTGCAATACTTACGACCATCTCCGGACCCCCATATGCAGTAAAATAGTCATCATTGAACGTCCATTTATTGGGTGGAATGTTCTCACCGCTTGACTGGACAAGTAATATCGATATCAGAAACACCATCAATAGTAATCTGTTCATGGCTGGCCCCCCAAAACGGTTGGATTGAAGTATAATGTTATCTACTGGTTAAAAAATATTTGTACTTGGATTCGGGGTCATACATATATAAAACCATACGTATCTACAACCATACATATCCAGAACCATACGGATAGTTTTAAGTCTTTTATAGGGAAGTATAATACCCGATAACCAAGGTGGAAAACAATGGCCAATGTTACCCAATCAGACCTTATCCCCAATGAAAAGCAGGTACTCTTATCTCTGGGAGCACTGAAGACAGCTGACCCGATAACTCTCTCAAAAGCCTCAGGTCTCAATGTAGAGGCAGCCATGCAGGGTGCTTTTCTACTGGAAGAGAAAGGGCTGGTGCAGGTATCTGAAAATATCAGTGAAACCTACCACCTGACCAGTGAAGGTGAAGAATATACTCTGTCTGGTCTGCCTGAGCGTCAGGTCATTGAAAAAGTAACCGAAATCACATCTCTGGATGACCTGAAAGGCAGGTTCGGTCCGAAATTGATGGGTATCGCTATGGGTTGGCTGCGCAGGAAAGGATGGGCACAGATACAGGACGGCAAACTGATTCCCGGTGAAATTCCTGCAATGGGTGAGGATGAGGAAGTGCTTGCCAGACTACACAAGGGCGCACAGGGATTAGAGGCCGCTTCAGGGGACATACCTCGAAAAGTCGCAACAGAACTGGTCAAGCGCAACCTTTTAGAGGTCACCGAAGAGAAGATACGGACCATAACGATTACAGACAGGGGAGAGGTAATGTTCCAGGCCGGCATCACCCTGGAGGAAGAGGTTGCCCAGCTTACATCAGACCTCATCAGGACAGGGGAATGGAAACAGAAACACCTGCGTTCATACAACATCAACGCACCGGTGCAGCCTATCTACGGTGCCAAGATACACCCGTACCAGCGGCTCATCGATGAGATGCGGCAGATTTTCCTTGAAATGGGATTCACTGAGATCAAGGGGGATATTATCCAGAGCAGTTTCTGGAACTTCGATGCTCTGTTCCAGCCACAGGACCATCCCGCCAGGGAGATGCAGGATACCTTCCACCTGGACAGCACCAGCGACCTGCCTGAAGAATACACATCGTCCGTGGCTGCCATGCATGAACACGGTGGCGACATACCGAGTACAGGATGGGGGTATACCTGGAGTGCTGATATTGCCCGGATGAACGTACTGCGCACCCACACGACTGCCATCACCATCAAACACCTGGCAGATAACCCGGAACCTCCGG
This region includes:
- a CDS encoding phenylalanine--tRNA ligase subunit alpha; translated protein: MANVTQSDLIPNEKQVLLSLGALKTADPITLSKASGLNVEAAMQGAFLLEEKGLVQVSENISETYHLTSEGEEYTLSGLPERQVIEKVTEITSLDDLKGRFGPKLMGIAMGWLRRKGWAQIQDGKLIPGEIPAMGEDEEVLARLHKGAQGLEAASGDIPRKVATELVKRNLLEVTEEKIRTITITDRGEVMFQAGITLEEEVAQLTSDLIRTGEWKQKHLRSYNINAPVQPIYGAKIHPYQRLIDEMRQIFLEMGFTEIKGDIIQSSFWNFDALFQPQDHPAREMQDTFHLDSTSDLPEEYTSSVAAMHEHGGDIPSTGWGYTWSADIARMNVLRTHTTAITIKHLADNPEPPVKAFCIDRAYRRETIDPTHTPEFEQLEGVVMDEGMSFADLLGLLMEFYHRMGFEDVRFRPAYFPYTEPSVEPEVYIEGMGWIELGGAGVFRKEVTEPLGIKHPVLAWGLGVSRLAMLRLGLRDLRELYQSDIDWLRKSPVCGD